A single window of Cytobacillus dafuensis DNA harbors:
- a CDS encoding ribonuclease J, whose amino-acid sequence MSTKENALSIFALGGLNEIGKNMYAIEYSNDIVIIDCGNKFPDASLLGIDLIIPDMAYLVENKDKVSALIVTHGHEDHIGGIPFFLKKLNVPVYATRFTLGLIEIKLKEHKLLRESELVEINSNSKLKIGEMNVSFFKVTHSIPDCLGVIFHTPEGNIVHTGDFKFDLTPANNEHADIHKMAEIGKEGVLLLLSESTNAERPGLTPSEQMVGEHVEATFMKADRKVIVSTFASNISRVQQVVNAAHKTNRKLALLGRSMVNVVAVAIERGYLTVPDGMLIAPHEINEMAPEKVAILCTGSQGEPLAALARLSTGNFRGVDILPEDTVIIAAGPIPGNERNVTSIVDNLFALGAKVIYGSGSTSGMHVSGHGYQEDLKLMLTLMKPKYFIPIHGEFRMLHHHRLLAESVGVEKGNTFIINNGDVVEIEDGIARQTRTVPVGNTYVDGGDVGNIGEYVLRDRKQLSEDGMIMIILTISKAERKLMAEPETISRGFTDQDFSELRKNINELTVNTVNELQEENRNSRNVMKKQIKKSIREYVYTHTKKNPMIVPILIEI is encoded by the coding sequence TTGAGTACAAAAGAGAATGCGTTATCTATCTTCGCTTTAGGCGGCTTGAATGAAATCGGGAAAAATATGTATGCAATCGAATATTCAAACGATATCGTGATTATCGACTGTGGAAATAAGTTTCCAGATGCAAGTTTATTAGGAATTGATTTGATTATCCCTGATATGGCTTATTTAGTAGAAAATAAAGATAAAGTCAGTGCTTTAATTGTTACACATGGACATGAAGATCATATCGGAGGGATCCCGTTCTTTTTAAAAAAATTGAATGTACCCGTTTATGCTACACGCTTTACACTAGGATTAATTGAAATCAAATTAAAAGAACATAAACTTCTCAGAGAAAGCGAACTTGTTGAAATCAACTCAAACTCAAAATTGAAAATCGGAGAAATGAATGTAAGCTTTTTCAAAGTAACCCATAGTATTCCTGATTGCTTGGGAGTGATCTTTCACACACCAGAAGGGAATATTGTACATACGGGGGACTTCAAGTTCGATTTAACCCCTGCGAATAATGAGCATGCGGATATTCATAAAATGGCTGAAATTGGCAAAGAGGGGGTCTTGCTTCTATTGTCTGAGAGTACCAATGCAGAACGTCCTGGTTTGACCCCATCGGAACAAATGGTAGGTGAACATGTGGAGGCAACTTTCATGAAAGCCGACCGCAAAGTTATTGTTTCTACCTTTGCTTCAAATATTAGTCGTGTACAGCAAGTCGTAAATGCAGCACATAAAACAAATCGAAAACTTGCATTACTTGGGCGAAGTATGGTTAATGTTGTAGCGGTTGCTATAGAACGTGGTTATTTAACAGTTCCTGATGGAATGTTAATTGCCCCACATGAGATCAATGAAATGGCTCCTGAAAAGGTGGCTATTTTATGCACGGGGAGTCAAGGAGAACCATTGGCTGCTCTTGCCCGCCTGTCCACAGGAAACTTTCGCGGTGTCGACATTTTGCCTGAAGATACGGTTATCATTGCGGCAGGTCCAATACCTGGGAACGAACGTAATGTCACGAGTATCGTAGACAACTTATTTGCACTTGGAGCCAAAGTGATTTATGGATCAGGAAGTACATCCGGCATGCATGTTTCCGGCCATGGTTATCAAGAAGATTTAAAACTAATGCTTACATTAATGAAACCAAAATATTTTATTCCCATTCACGGTGAATTTAGAATGCTACACCATCACCGTTTGTTAGCTGAGTCCGTTGGAGTAGAGAAAGGAAACACGTTTATCATCAATAATGGCGATGTGGTCGAGATTGAAGATGGCATCGCCCGCCAAACCCGGACCGTACCAGTTGGAAATACATACGTGGACGGCGGGGATGTCGGGAATATTGGTGAATATGTATTACGGGACAGAAAACAGCTTTCTGAGGACGGAATGATCATGATTATTTTAACGATAAGCAAGGCGGAAAGAAAGTTGATGGCTGAACCCGAAACGATTTCTCGTGGATTTACAGATCAAGATTTTTCGGAGCTACGCAAAAACATCAATGAACTCACGGTAAACACAGTAAATGAGCTACAAGAAGAAAATAGAAACTCAAGGAATGTAATGAAAAAACAAATAAAAAAATCAATACGAGAATACGTATATACACATACTAAGAAAAATCCAATGATCGTTCCTATACTTATTGAAATTTAA
- a CDS encoding VOC family protein — protein MKIQRIDHVGVIVNDLSAAKEFFLDFGLEVKGEWEMEGELMGYAVGLNNVKVACIGLGTPDGQTWIELIKFYSPSDEKDIQQPLANTLGIRHIAFTVEDIEAVVAKLKKKGTEIFSEIQQYEESYKLCYVRGPEGIILELAEEIK, from the coding sequence TTGAAGATCCAAAGAATAGATCATGTGGGTGTAATCGTAAATGATCTCTCTGCCGCTAAAGAGTTTTTTCTCGATTTTGGACTTGAGGTGAAAGGGGAATGGGAAATGGAAGGAGAGTTGATGGGATATGCAGTTGGGCTTAATAACGTTAAAGTAGCGTGTATAGGATTGGGAACGCCAGACGGTCAGACTTGGATAGAGCTAATTAAATTTTATTCGCCGTCAGATGAAAAAGATATTCAGCAACCTTTAGCAAATACACTGGGTATCCGACATATTGCATTTACTGTTGAAGATATTGAAGCTGTTGTTGCCAAGTTGAAAAAGAAGGGTACGGAAATTTTTAGTGAGATACAGCAATATGAAGAGAGTTATAAATTATGCTACGTTCGTGGTCCAGAGGGAATTATTTTGGAGTTGGCTGAGGAAATCAAATAA
- a CDS encoding GNAT family N-acetyltransferase, giving the protein MELIGKKLFYYLLKKGDIISMIIETDISLEGNSISLIPLEMKYKELLFEALKSPDVWKYTWREVNTVEDLEQIIMIAVNNKKDGKQIPFIVKDKLTGQVIGTTRIGDIDKVNRNVEIGWTWLSPEVWKTKVNTECKSLLLKYCFEELKVIRVQFSVSGQNLRSQKAVERIGATKEGTFRKHRVKADGTIHDNIFYSIIDSEWESVKERLIYLLEKKY; this is encoded by the coding sequence ATGGAATTAATAGGTAAAAAGCTATTTTACTATTTACTTAAAAAGGGAGACATTATTTCTATGATAATTGAAACAGATATATCTCTAGAAGGAAATTCAATTTCTCTTATTCCTCTCGAGATGAAGTATAAGGAACTATTATTTGAAGCTTTAAAAAGTCCTGACGTATGGAAATATACCTGGCGAGAAGTTAACACAGTGGAGGATTTAGAACAAATAATAATGATAGCTGTTAACAATAAAAAGGACGGTAAACAAATACCTTTTATTGTTAAGGATAAACTGACAGGGCAAGTAATAGGTACAACTCGTATTGGCGATATTGATAAAGTAAATCGTAATGTGGAAATAGGTTGGACTTGGCTTTCTCCAGAAGTTTGGAAAACAAAGGTAAACACAGAATGTAAATCTTTATTACTTAAGTATTGTTTTGAAGAATTAAAAGTAATTCGCGTTCAATTTTCAGTTAGTGGACAAAACTTACGTTCTCAAAAAGCAGTTGAACGAATAGGGGCAACAAAAGAGGGAACTTTTCGTAAACATAGGGTAAAGGCAGACGGTACCATTCACGACAATATATTTTACAGTATTATCGATAGTGAATGGGAGTCAGTAAAAGAAAGATTGATATATTTATTAGAGAAAAAATACTGA